One window of the Vicinamibacterales bacterium genome contains the following:
- the ccsA gene encoding cytochrome c biogenesis protein CcsA, with the protein MNTIPLLLYLAAGIVYAAHFVTRNVTVGRSGTALLAVGALGHTFVIGMQTMAAGHVPIAGTTQAISTFVWLLALAYLYMEMTTEERALGVFIVPLLVALQLIRALNPTVEKRVPILESLWFGVHVASLLFAYASFALACVVGITYVLLFKEIKAKHLGFFYTRLPSLDSLDLMNARTVTLGWVFLTVGVVVGTIWATQARNGPVFDLRVQAMSLADPKILGAVICWSVYSFALYARRLGWGGKRAAYLSAIGFAIVLFNFVPVGYFLTRSHNFGG; encoded by the coding sequence GTGAATACGATTCCCCTGTTGCTCTACCTCGCCGCCGGCATCGTCTACGCGGCTCACTTCGTCACGCGAAACGTGACGGTTGGGCGGTCTGGCACGGCCCTGCTCGCCGTTGGCGCGCTTGGACACACCTTCGTCATCGGGATGCAGACGATGGCGGCGGGCCACGTGCCGATCGCGGGAACGACGCAGGCAATTTCGACGTTCGTGTGGCTGCTCGCCCTGGCGTATCTCTACATGGAGATGACCACCGAGGAGCGTGCGCTCGGCGTGTTCATCGTCCCCCTCTTGGTGGCGCTGCAGCTGATCCGTGCTCTGAACCCGACCGTGGAGAAGCGCGTGCCGATCCTCGAGAGCCTGTGGTTCGGGGTACACGTCGCGTCGCTCCTGTTCGCGTACGCCAGCTTCGCGCTCGCTTGCGTGGTCGGCATCACCTATGTCCTGTTGTTCAAGGAAATCAAGGCCAAGCACCTTGGGTTCTTCTACACGCGGCTGCCCTCGCTCGATTCACTGGACCTGATGAACGCGCGCACCGTCACGCTCGGCTGGGTGTTCCTGACCGTTGGAGTGGTCGTCGGCACGATCTGGGCGACCCAGGCGCGCAACGGCCCGGTGTTCGACCTGCGCGTGCAGGCGATGTCCCTTGCGGACCCGAAGATCCTCGGTGCCGTCATCTGCTGGTCGGTCTACAGTTTCGCGCTCTACGCCCGCCGTCTGGGCTGGGGCGGCAAGCGCGCGGCGTATCTCTCGGCGATCGGCTTCGCGATCGTGCTGTTCAACTTCGTGCCGGTGGGCTACTTCCTGACGCGTAGCCACAACTTCGGCGGGTAA
- the hemA gene encoding glutamyl-tRNA reductase, whose product MHLLLLGVSHRTAPVDVRERLDFATRGLSDALLALATRPSASETVVLSTCNRAELYVACEDVSTARQELIGFLGEYHGLDPAALDPHLYEQTDAAAATHLFRVAAGLDSLVVGEPQILGQVKEAYSVAAEQRTVGPVMNKLFPWSFTVGKRVRTETGLSEGAVSVSFAATSLARKIFGDLKGRTVLVIGAGEMGKLTAQHLKGQGVERMFITSRTFAHATALAESIGGTPLPWQDLSTSLAHADIVITATGSTLPILARPQVEGVMRTRRNRPLFMIDIALPRDVDPAVGDLEAVFLYNIDDLQAIVQENLTRRAAEVTRAEDIVGDEVKKFEAWLSTRGAIPTLVALRQRFDAIRRAELERLQPKLAGLPPDARGRVEEVTRLIVEKLLITPTEQLKSIPDPERVRTYADALTRLFALDAEEPARGEPGRGPAAHRAADAGKSVTP is encoded by the coding sequence ATGCACCTGCTTCTCCTGGGCGTCAGCCACCGCACGGCCCCCGTGGACGTGCGCGAACGCCTCGACTTCGCGACCCGCGGCTTGAGCGACGCGCTGCTGGCGCTGGCCACGCGGCCGAGTGCGAGCGAGACCGTTGTGCTGTCCACCTGCAACCGTGCCGAACTCTACGTGGCGTGCGAAGACGTGTCGACCGCGCGGCAGGAGCTGATCGGATTCCTTGGCGAGTACCACGGCCTCGACCCCGCCGCCCTCGACCCTCACCTCTACGAGCAGACGGATGCGGCGGCCGCCACGCACCTGTTCCGCGTGGCCGCCGGCCTCGATTCCCTGGTCGTCGGCGAGCCGCAGATTCTCGGCCAGGTGAAGGAGGCCTACTCGGTGGCGGCCGAGCAGCGCACCGTCGGCCCGGTCATGAACAAGTTGTTCCCGTGGTCCTTCACGGTGGGCAAACGGGTCCGCACGGAGACGGGGCTGTCGGAGGGCGCGGTGTCGGTCAGCTTCGCCGCCACCTCCCTGGCACGAAAGATCTTTGGGGATCTGAAGGGCCGTACCGTGCTGGTGATCGGCGCCGGCGAGATGGGCAAGTTGACCGCGCAACATCTCAAGGGACAGGGCGTCGAGCGGATGTTCATCACGAGCCGCACGTTCGCCCACGCGACGGCGCTGGCCGAGTCGATCGGCGGCACGCCGCTGCCGTGGCAGGACCTGTCAACCTCGCTCGCGCATGCCGACATCGTCATCACGGCCACGGGATCGACGCTTCCGATCCTGGCTCGACCCCAGGTTGAAGGCGTGATGCGGACGCGCCGCAACCGTCCACTGTTCATGATCGACATCGCCCTGCCGCGCGACGTCGATCCGGCGGTCGGCGACCTCGAGGCGGTGTTCCTCTACAACATCGACGACCTGCAGGCGATCGTGCAGGAGAACCTGACGCGTCGCGCCGCCGAGGTCACGCGTGCGGAGGACATCGTCGGCGACGAGGTCAAGAAGTTCGAGGCATGGCTGTCGACGCGGGGTGCCATCCCCACACTCGTCGCGCTCCGTCAGCGGTTCGACGCGATCCGCCGCGCGGAACTCGAACGCCTGCAGCCCAAGCTGGCGGGTCTGCCGCCCGACGCCCGCGGGCGCGTCGAGGAAGTCACCCGGCTGATCGTCGAGAAATTGCTGATCACGCCCACCGAGCAGCTCAAGTCCATTCCCGACCCGGAGCGGGTGCGAACGTATGCCGACGCCCTGACGCGGCTCTTTGCGCTCGACGCGGAGGAACCGGCCCGAGGCGAGCCGGGTCGAGGTCCGGCCGCGCATCGCGCGGCAGATGCCGGCAAGTCGGTGACCCCGTGA
- the hemC gene encoding hydroxymethylbilane synthase has translation MNILRLGTRGSQLALWQARTAAALVEQAGGPHCEIVIIKTSGDRLAEAPLSDIGGKRLFVKEIEDALLRHDVDFAVHSCKDMPAVLPDGLAIGAVLQREDPRDVLVLPQQAHGPQAQLATLDDVLQRLGESARIGTSSVRRIAELTRLLPTASFQPIRGNLDTRLRKLDAGGYDALVLAAAGMRRLGFADRISHALAVDACVPAPGQGAIAIELRVDDTEARVAVARIDDAATARAVEAERALVATLGGGCQTPVGAVALADADDLDLRAVVVSLDGHRVVRGRDRAPRGEATTLGVRLGRRLIEQGADAILEEVRRNQGQ, from the coding sequence GTGAACATCCTGCGCCTCGGCACCCGCGGAAGCCAACTGGCTCTCTGGCAGGCTCGCACGGCGGCCGCGCTCGTCGAACAGGCGGGCGGCCCGCATTGCGAAATCGTCATCATCAAGACCAGTGGGGACAGGCTCGCGGAGGCCCCACTCTCCGACATCGGCGGCAAGCGCCTGTTCGTCAAGGAGATCGAGGACGCGCTGCTGCGCCACGACGTGGACTTCGCCGTGCACAGCTGCAAGGACATGCCGGCGGTGCTGCCGGATGGCCTGGCCATCGGCGCGGTGCTTCAGCGCGAAGATCCACGCGATGTGCTCGTGCTGCCTCAGCAAGCACACGGGCCGCAAGCCCAGCTGGCAACCCTCGACGACGTGCTTCAACGCCTCGGCGAGTCGGCCCGAATTGGCACGAGCAGCGTGCGACGCATCGCGGAGCTCACGCGGCTCCTGCCGACCGCGTCGTTCCAGCCGATTCGCGGCAACCTCGACACCCGGCTGCGAAAGCTCGACGCTGGCGGCTACGACGCTCTGGTTCTCGCGGCGGCCGGGATGCGCCGCCTCGGTTTCGCCGACCGCATCTCGCACGCGCTCGCGGTCGATGCCTGTGTCCCGGCGCCCGGCCAGGGCGCGATCGCCATCGAGTTGCGCGTGGACGATACCGAAGCGCGCGTGGCCGTGGCGCGAATCGACGATGCGGCAACCGCGCGAGCGGTCGAAGCGGAACGTGCGCTGGTCGCCACGCTCGGCGGCGGATGCCAGACGCCGGTCGGCGCGGTCGCTCTGGCCGACGCGGATGACCTCGACTTGCGCGCGGTGGTAGTCTCGTTGGATGGACACCGCGTGGTGCGAGGACGTGACCGCGCTCCGCGCGGCGAGGCAACGACGCTTGGTGTGCGGCTCGGCCGTCGCCTGATCGAACAGGGCGCCGACGCGATCCTCGAGGAAGTTCGGCGAAACCAGGGCCAGTGA
- the cobA gene encoding uroporphyrinogen-III C-methyltransferase: MKKPIVYIIGAGPGDPWLISVRGLRCLNLADVIIYDHLVHERLLRHTRPEVEKIDVGPAAPEPLEQEAICYLLADKAQEGKVVARLKWGDPFVFDRGGEEALFLHEHGVRFEVVPGIPAAIGVPAYAGIPITYPGGGDTVTFVRGHENEHSKKPHVDWASLGKLGGTVVCYSGPKQLPGILSAMLAHGWSDGDAAALVFNGTMPEQETIQATLGELAELARQPKYRNPAMLIVGRVTALREHLRWFDDRPLFGKRVVVTRPKEQAAELVDALEQLGASVVEAPTIRIVPPDDFAPLDEACATVGEYDWVVFTSANGVDYFFQRMNTGIGDARSLAGVRICAIGPGTAERLAKHCLRVDLVPPEYRAEAVVEAMRATGSLEGKKFLLPRADIARELLAVELRRSGAIVNEVTAYRTVSVEPDRESEPDIYRMLLDRKVDVLTFTSASTVRNFVKLYGVEPVADLLAPVAIASIGPVTAEAAQQCGIRTSIMPSEYTIPGLVRAIVEHFEKAGNRQPAASQP, translated from the coding sequence ATGAAGAAGCCGATCGTCTACATCATCGGAGCCGGTCCGGGAGATCCGTGGCTCATCAGCGTCCGCGGATTGCGCTGCCTCAATCTGGCAGACGTCATCATCTACGATCACCTGGTACATGAACGCCTGCTGCGCCACACACGACCCGAGGTCGAGAAGATCGACGTGGGCCCGGCGGCGCCCGAACCGCTCGAGCAGGAAGCCATCTGCTACCTGCTCGCCGACAAGGCACAGGAGGGCAAGGTCGTCGCGCGATTGAAGTGGGGCGATCCGTTCGTGTTCGACCGGGGCGGCGAGGAAGCGCTGTTCCTGCACGAACACGGCGTCCGCTTCGAGGTGGTCCCGGGCATCCCAGCCGCGATCGGCGTCCCGGCGTACGCCGGCATTCCCATCACGTACCCTGGCGGGGGCGATACGGTCACGTTCGTCCGCGGCCATGAGAACGAACACTCGAAGAAGCCGCACGTCGATTGGGCCAGCCTCGGCAAGCTCGGCGGAACGGTCGTCTGCTACTCAGGGCCGAAACAACTGCCCGGCATCCTCTCCGCGATGCTCGCGCACGGGTGGTCCGACGGTGACGCCGCGGCGCTGGTGTTCAACGGCACCATGCCCGAGCAGGAAACCATCCAGGCGACGCTCGGCGAGCTTGCCGAGCTCGCGCGCCAGCCGAAGTACCGTAACCCGGCCATGCTGATCGTCGGCCGCGTCACGGCCCTGCGCGAGCATCTCCGGTGGTTCGATGACCGCCCGCTGTTCGGCAAGCGCGTGGTCGTCACCCGTCCGAAAGAACAGGCCGCCGAGTTGGTGGACGCGCTCGAGCAACTCGGCGCGTCGGTCGTCGAAGCGCCGACCATTCGGATCGTGCCGCCGGACGACTTCGCGCCGCTCGACGAGGCGTGCGCCACGGTGGGGGAGTACGACTGGGTGGTGTTCACCAGCGCCAACGGCGTGGATTACTTCTTCCAGCGGATGAACACGGGAATCGGGGACGCACGCTCGCTGGCCGGCGTGCGCATCTGTGCGATTGGACCGGGCACCGCCGAGCGTCTCGCCAAGCACTGTCTGCGAGTCGACCTGGTGCCTCCAGAGTACCGGGCCGAGGCGGTGGTCGAGGCCATGCGTGCGACCGGCAGCCTCGAGGGCAAGAAGTTCCTGCTTCCGCGCGCCGACATCGCCCGCGAACTGCTGGCCGTGGAACTGCGTCGCTCGGGCGCGATCGTGAACGAGGTCACCGCCTATCGCACAGTATCGGTGGAGCCGGATCGCGAGAGCGAACCGGACATCTACCGGATGCTGCTGGACCGGAAGGTCGATGTCCTCACGTTCACGAGCGCGTCGACGGTCCGGAACTTCGTGAAGCTGTACGGCGTCGAGCCGGTAGCCGACCTGTTGGCGCCCGTCGCGATCGCGTCGATTGGACCAGTCACGGCGGAAGCGGCGCAGCAATGCGGTATCCGGACCTCCATCATGCCAAGTGAGTACACCATCCCCGGTCTCGTCCGGGCCATCGTCGAGCACTTCGAGAAGGCCGGCAACCGGCAGCCGGCGGCTTCCCAGCCGTAG
- the hemB gene encoding porphobilinogen synthase translates to MSTSETDTRLDLIRRGRRLRRSPALRALVRETRLSADMFVYPLFVCEGTGVRREVSSMPGIFNLSVDEAVKEALAAKTDGVSAVLLFGLPAYKDEVGSAAYDEQAPVQAAVRAIKAASRDILVITDVCLCEYTSHGHCGIVVGDEIENDQSVAQLVRTAVSHAEAGADIVAPSDMMDGRIGAIRRALDERGFQNVAILSYAAKYCSAFYGPFRDAADSAPKFGDRRTHQMDPANVEEAIREVAEDIDEGADMIMVKPALPYLDVITRVKAEFGYPTAAYNVSGEYSMLKAAAQNGWIDGPRAMMEMLTAIRRAGADIIITYFAREAARALRG, encoded by the coding sequence ATGTCCACGTCCGAGACCGATACTCGTCTCGATCTGATCCGCCGCGGGCGTCGCCTGCGACGTTCGCCGGCCCTGCGCGCGCTCGTTCGTGAGACGCGGCTATCGGCCGACATGTTCGTGTATCCGTTGTTCGTCTGCGAGGGCACCGGCGTGCGCCGGGAAGTGTCCTCGATGCCCGGTATCTTCAACCTGTCGGTGGACGAAGCCGTCAAGGAAGCGCTGGCTGCGAAGACGGACGGCGTCTCGGCCGTGCTGCTGTTCGGGCTGCCGGCGTACAAGGACGAGGTCGGCTCGGCCGCGTACGACGAGCAGGCACCTGTGCAGGCCGCCGTCCGCGCGATCAAGGCGGCGAGCCGGGACATCCTGGTAATCACGGACGTCTGTCTCTGCGAGTACACGTCGCACGGCCATTGCGGCATCGTCGTGGGCGACGAGATCGAGAACGATCAGAGCGTGGCGCAACTCGTTCGCACCGCGGTCTCGCACGCCGAGGCCGGGGCCGACATCGTGGCGCCGTCCGACATGATGGACGGACGCATCGGAGCCATCCGACGGGCACTCGACGAGCGCGGGTTCCAGAACGTGGCCATCCTGTCGTACGCCGCGAAATACTGCTCGGCGTTCTACGGTCCCTTCCGCGACGCCGCCGACTCGGCACCGAAGTTCGGCGATCGGCGCACCCACCAGATGGACCCGGCCAACGTCGAGGAAGCGATCCGCGAAGTGGCGGAGGACATCGACGAGGGCGCCGACATGATCATGGTCAAGCCGGCGCTGCCCTATCTCGACGTCATCACCCGCGTGAAGGCGGAATTCGGCTACCCGACCGCCGCCTACAACGTGAGCGGCGAGTATTCGATGCTCAAGGCGGCGGCCCAGAACGGCTGGATCGACGGGCCCCGCGCGATGATGGAGATGCTGACGGCGATTCGCCGTGCCGGTGCCGACATCATCATCACCTACTTCGCGCGCGAAGCCGCGCGTGCCCTGCGCGGCTGA
- the hemL gene encoding glutamate-1-semialdehyde 2,1-aminomutase, translating to MKTPRWSKSAKLFIRAQKILPGGVDSPVRAFKAVGGDPLFIESAKGARLVDVDGNAYIDYVMSWGPLIHGHAPRGLVKVLDLAARKGTSYGAPTEAEVRLGEKVRALMPSVERVRFVNSGTEATMSAVRLARAATGRDRIIKFEGCYHGHADPFLVKAGSGATTLGAPTSPGVPRKAVQHTLLARYNDLASCERLCDANRHQIAAVIVEPLAGNMGVVPPIDGFLPGLRDLCDRYGMLLILDEVISGFRVSAGGAQHVWKVKPDLTCLGKIIGGGLPVGAYGGRADLMEYVSPAGPVYQAGTLSGNPLAMAAGLWALTGLSKDLYKRMARLGAMLATGFADAARGAGVALQVNAVGSVLTPFFTSAPVRDYHSALQSNCMQYAAFFRGMLARGIYPPPSQFEAWFLSAAHTEADVKKTIRAAKDAMQEAAEVS from the coding sequence ATGAAGACACCACGCTGGTCCAAGTCCGCCAAGTTGTTCATCCGGGCGCAGAAGATCCTGCCCGGTGGCGTCGATAGCCCGGTTCGCGCGTTCAAGGCCGTCGGCGGAGACCCGTTGTTCATCGAGTCGGCGAAAGGGGCACGGCTCGTCGATGTCGACGGCAATGCCTACATCGACTACGTCATGTCGTGGGGGCCGCTGATTCACGGCCACGCGCCGAGGGGGCTGGTGAAGGTGCTCGACCTCGCTGCCCGGAAGGGGACCAGTTACGGCGCGCCGACGGAAGCCGAGGTCCGCCTCGGCGAGAAGGTTCGGGCGCTGATGCCGTCGGTCGAGCGCGTCCGCTTCGTCAACTCGGGCACCGAGGCGACGATGAGCGCCGTCCGGCTGGCGCGGGCGGCGACCGGCCGCGACCGCATCATCAAGTTCGAAGGGTGTTACCACGGCCACGCGGACCCGTTCCTGGTGAAAGCCGGATCGGGCGCCACGACGCTCGGCGCGCCGACCAGTCCCGGCGTACCGCGCAAGGCCGTGCAGCACACCCTGCTCGCCAGGTACAACGACCTCGCCTCGTGCGAACGCCTGTGCGACGCGAACCGGCACCAGATCGCCGCGGTAATCGTCGAACCGCTCGCCGGGAACATGGGGGTGGTGCCGCCGATCGACGGATTCCTCCCGGGGCTCCGCGATCTGTGCGATCGATACGGCATGCTGCTGATTCTCGACGAGGTCATCTCGGGCTTTCGCGTCTCGGCGGGCGGCGCTCAGCACGTGTGGAAGGTGAAGCCGGATCTCACGTGCCTCGGCAAGATCATCGGCGGCGGCCTGCCCGTGGGCGCGTACGGCGGGCGCGCCGACCTGATGGAGTACGTGTCGCCGGCAGGTCCCGTCTACCAGGCGGGCACGCTGTCTGGCAACCCGCTCGCAATGGCCGCGGGATTGTGGGCACTGACGGGTCTCTCGAAGGATCTCTACAAGCGTATGGCGCGTCTCGGAGCGATGCTCGCAACCGGTTTCGCTGACGCGGCGCGCGGTGCTGGCGTCGCGCTCCAGGTGAACGCGGTCGGGTCGGTGCTGACGCCTTTCTTCACCAGCGCGCCGGTGCGCGACTACCACTCGGCGCTCCAGTCCAACTGCATGCAATACGCCGCCTTCTTCCGCGGCATGCTCGCCCGCGGCATCTATCCGCCGCCCTCGCAGTTCGAGGCCTGGTTCCTGTCGGCCGCCCACACCGAAGCGGACGTGAAGAAGACGATTCGCGCGGCGAAGGACGCGATGCAGGAGGCTGCCGAGGTCAGCTGA
- the ispG gene encoding flavodoxin-dependent (E)-4-hydroxy-3-methylbut-2-enyl-diphosphate synthase — MARHQTVGVRVGSVLVGGRAPVIVQSMCNTDTADIESTVRQCIELARAGSEMLRVTVNVPDSAAAVPEIKQRLLDAGCTAPLIGDFHYNGHLLLARYPDCARALDKYRINPGNVGSGKRRDEQFATICRIAAAEGKPVRIGVNGGSLNQELVMRRMQENTDGNLGLTSEEVLNDCMVLSALESTDLALESGLRKDQIIISCKVSRPQHLIAVYRDLAKRTDQPLHLGLTEAGMGVKGLVWSASAMAVLLNEGIGDTIRVSLTPRPGGDRREEVYAACELLQALGLRAFAPSVTACPGCGRTTSTTFQELAERIQDYVRDQMPGWQTRYEGVESMTLAVMGCVVNGPGESKAANIGISLPGTGEAPHCPVYVDGKHFTTLRGTYDELSAAFRKLVDDYVETRYPRRNAAR, encoded by the coding sequence ATGGCGCGTCATCAGACCGTCGGGGTTCGGGTGGGGAGCGTCCTGGTGGGCGGGCGCGCACCGGTGATCGTCCAGTCGATGTGCAATACGGACACGGCGGACATCGAGTCCACGGTCCGCCAGTGCATCGAGCTTGCCCGGGCCGGCTCCGAGATGCTGCGGGTGACGGTCAACGTCCCCGATTCGGCCGCGGCCGTTCCCGAGATCAAGCAACGGCTGCTCGATGCCGGGTGCACCGCCCCGCTCATCGGCGACTTCCACTACAACGGCCACCTCCTGCTCGCGCGGTACCCGGACTGCGCGCGAGCACTCGACAAGTACCGCATCAATCCTGGCAACGTCGGCTCGGGTAAACGCCGGGACGAGCAGTTCGCCACGATTTGCAGGATCGCCGCGGCCGAGGGCAAGCCCGTTCGCATTGGCGTGAACGGCGGGTCGCTGAACCAGGAACTGGTGATGCGGCGGATGCAGGAGAACACCGACGGCAATCTCGGGCTCACGTCGGAGGAGGTCCTCAACGACTGCATGGTGCTGTCGGCCCTCGAGTCAACCGATCTCGCGCTCGAGTCGGGCCTGCGCAAAGACCAGATCATCATCTCGTGCAAGGTCTCCCGTCCGCAGCACCTCATCGCCGTCTATCGTGATCTTGCGAAACGAACCGACCAACCGCTCCACCTCGGCCTCACCGAGGCCGGGATGGGCGTCAAAGGCCTCGTGTGGTCCGCGTCGGCCATGGCCGTGCTGCTCAACGAGGGAATCGGCGATACGATTCGTGTGTCGCTGACCCCGCGGCCGGGAGGCGACCGGCGCGAGGAGGTCTACGCGGCCTGCGAGCTGCTGCAGGCGCTCGGCCTGAGGGCGTTTGCGCCGAGCGTCACGGCCTGTCCGGGCTGCGGCCGGACGACGAGCACCACGTTCCAGGAGCTCGCCGAACGGATCCAGGACTACGTGCGAGACCAGATGCCCGGCTGGCAGACCCGCTACGAGGGCGTCGAATCGATGACGCTGGCAGTGATGGGATGCGTGGTGAACGGCCCCGGCGAGTCGAAGGCCGCCAACATCGGGATCAGCCTGCCCGGCACGGGCGAAGCACCCCACTGCCCCGTTTACGTGGACGGCAAGCACTTCACGACACTGCGCGGGACCTACGACGAGCTGTCTGCGGCCTTCAG